A genome region from Streptomyces pratensis includes the following:
- a CDS encoding ornithine cyclodeaminase family protein, with protein sequence MPHSDRTPGSYGLLYVTEEQTAALVDESLALDAARHAFAATVNAAALPSLVVHGSDPRNRFTLKPSASATHAGVKIGTFWPDNPARGLPRHHSTLLLFDQSIGRIAAVLEVGTANAYRTAAADALAVDLLARTDAETLAVFGTGHQAAYEVRAVSRVRPISKVLVVGRDKDRATELAVRLSADGHDARSVSAEEACARADVIVTATTAQTDTPPLFEAQWIRPGTHISAMGADAPGKRELPPELLATARLFCDVPEQARRMGESQHASEDAVLIPLGDVLTDRVSGRDVDEDITVFDSSGVGLQDLCLGLALLKKMDVSL encoded by the coding sequence GTGCCGCACTCAGACCGGACGCCGGGATCGTACGGACTGCTGTACGTCACCGAGGAACAGACTGCCGCGCTGGTGGACGAGTCCCTCGCCCTCGACGCGGCCCGCCACGCCTTCGCCGCCACCGTGAACGCTGCCGCCCTCCCCAGCCTCGTCGTGCACGGATCCGACCCGCGCAATCGATTCACCCTCAAGCCGTCAGCCTCCGCGACCCACGCCGGGGTCAAGATCGGCACCTTCTGGCCGGACAACCCCGCACGCGGGCTGCCCAGGCACCACTCCACCCTGCTGCTGTTCGACCAAAGCATCGGCAGGATCGCGGCAGTCCTGGAGGTCGGGACGGCGAACGCCTACCGGACCGCTGCCGCCGACGCCCTGGCCGTGGACCTCCTTGCCCGCACCGACGCCGAGACCCTGGCGGTCTTCGGCACCGGGCACCAGGCCGCCTACGAAGTCCGGGCCGTCAGCCGCGTGCGGCCCATCAGCAAGGTGCTGGTGGTAGGACGGGACAAGGACCGCGCCACCGAGCTGGCCGTGCGACTGTCCGCAGACGGCCACGACGCGCGGAGTGTCAGCGCTGAAGAGGCCTGCGCACGGGCCGACGTCATCGTCACTGCCACCACCGCCCAGACCGACACGCCACCCCTGTTCGAGGCGCAGTGGATCCGTCCGGGCACCCATATCTCCGCCATGGGCGCTGACGCACCCGGCAAGCGGGAGCTCCCACCGGAACTCCTGGCCACCGCACGCCTCTTCTGCGACGTTCCCGAGCAGGCCAGGCGCATGGGCGAAAGCCAGCACGCCTCAGAAGACGCCGTCCTCATCCCGCTCGGCGACGTTCTCACCGACCGAGTCTCAGGGCGGGACGTCGATGAGGACATCACGGTCTTCGACAGTTCCGGGGTCGGCCTGCAGGACCTGTGTCTGGGCCTGGCCCTCCTCAAGAAAATGGACGTGTCCCTGTGA
- a CDS encoding DSD1 family PLP-dependent enzyme, producing the protein MNATPSAAAETTLADPDTPFAAVDVNKALRNIERLAARADDLGVTLRPHVKTAKSLDVAALMHGGAPCPVTVSTLAEAEAFADGGYTDITYAVGIEPHKLRRVIALLHRGVTLRVLLDSREQAHFVADAAREAGLAVPTQIEIDCDGHRGGLKADAPGLIDIARILHDAGCLDGVLAHAGESYYAYTPEDQRAAAENERDTAVAAAERLRAAQLPVTTVSVGSTPTAHAADDLTGVTELRAGNYVFFDLVMAGLGVCQVDDLALSVVVTVIGHRPEHGWIITDGGWMAMSRDRGTAGQVEDQGYGLVLDLAGRPIPNLFMSAASQEHGTLTVREGALLPDLPVGTRLRILPNHACATAAQHRGYHVVDSAQDTGSTPAVQANWQRIHGW; encoded by the coding sequence GTGAACGCCACCCCTTCCGCAGCCGCCGAGACGACGCTGGCCGACCCCGACACCCCCTTCGCCGCCGTCGACGTGAACAAAGCTCTGCGAAACATCGAACGACTCGCAGCCCGAGCCGACGATCTTGGCGTCACTTTGCGCCCGCACGTGAAGACCGCCAAAAGTCTCGACGTCGCCGCTCTCATGCATGGCGGCGCCCCATGCCCTGTCACCGTCTCCACCCTCGCCGAAGCAGAGGCGTTCGCCGACGGCGGCTACACCGACATCACCTACGCCGTCGGCATCGAGCCCCACAAGCTCCGCCGCGTCATCGCCCTTCTGCACCGTGGCGTCACCCTGCGCGTCCTGCTCGACAGCCGCGAGCAGGCCCACTTCGTAGCCGACGCCGCACGCGAAGCCGGCCTCGCCGTACCCACCCAGATCGAGATCGACTGCGACGGCCACCGCGGCGGCCTCAAGGCCGACGCCCCCGGGCTCATCGACATCGCCCGCATCCTGCACGACGCCGGATGCCTCGACGGGGTCCTCGCCCACGCGGGCGAGTCCTACTACGCCTACACCCCCGAGGACCAGCGGGCGGCAGCCGAGAACGAACGCGACACCGCCGTCGCAGCCGCCGAAAGGCTGCGCGCCGCGCAGCTACCCGTCACCACCGTGAGCGTGGGCTCGACTCCCACTGCCCACGCCGCCGACGATCTGACCGGCGTCACCGAACTACGGGCAGGCAACTACGTCTTCTTCGACCTCGTCATGGCAGGCCTCGGTGTCTGCCAGGTCGACGACCTAGCCCTGTCGGTCGTCGTCACTGTCATCGGGCACCGCCCTGAGCACGGCTGGATCATCACCGACGGCGGATGGATGGCCATGTCACGCGACCGCGGCACCGCCGGCCAGGTCGAGGACCAGGGCTACGGCCTGGTCCTCGACCTGGCCGGACGCCCGATCCCGAACCTCTTCATGAGCGCGGCCAGCCAGGAACACGGCACACTCACGGTGCGCGAAGGTGCCCTCCTGCCCGACCTGCCCGTCGGGACCCGCCTGCGCATCCTTCCCAACCACGCGTGTGCCACGGCGGCCCAGCACCGCGGCTACCACGTCGTCGACAGCGCCCAGGACACGGGCTCAACGCCCGCCGTGCAGGCCAACTGGCAACGCATTCACGGCTGGTGA